From Campylobacter pinnipediorum subsp. caledonicus:
TAATTTATTTTGCCAACAAATCTTTAACTAATCTAGCAATACCTTCTATTGATTTAACATTATCTATGTTGATAAGATATTTGCCATTTACAACAAAAGCAGGAACACCTTGAAGCTTGGCCACATCATAAGCAGCGTCCCATTTTGATAAAATTTCAATAACTTTTGGATTGTTTAGTTCTTTATTGTAATCATCCACACTCATACCAACAGCATCAAGACCAGTCTTTAAAAATCCATCTTTATCTTTTCCATCATTCCATGTCTCTTTTTTATCATGATATGCTCTATAATATGCAAATTTAGCTTTCTTAAATAAAGACTTATCATCTAATAAACTAATTCCATTTTCATTATCCTTGGCTATCAAAACAGCAAAAACTTTACTGATAGTCTCTCCAAAACTACCTTTTGTTTTTAAATGATATGGGACAAATTTTATGCCTGGTAATTTTTGCATTAATTTTGAAACAACACTTTTATCGTATTTGTAGCAATGCGGACAAGCATAGCTAAAAACTTTTACTAAGGTGTTATTTTCTACTGGCAAAGGTTGTTCTAGCTTAACATAGTCTTCGCCTTCTGTAAATGCATTTGCGCTCAAAGCACCAAAAAGGGCAACAACTGATAAAAATTTAACTGTCTTTAAAAATAAAGATCTCATCTAAAGCTCCTATATTTAAAATTACTATATTTAGTATTTTAACAAATTGTGATTAAATAAAAAATTTAATCATATAAATTTTATGTAACTTTAAAAAATATTATATCTATAAGTCTGCAACAAAAGAGTATTTAAGAGCTACTCTCATAACCCTTAAATGTTTTTATTTTAATTAAAAGCTATATTTTAAACCAATGTTTCCATTGTAGTATTTTTCTTTAGATCTTGTTTTAGCTCCAAAGTTTATATTTAGTATTAATGCTTCACT
This genomic window contains:
- a CDS encoding thiol:disulfide interchange protein DsbA/DsbL — protein: MRSLFLKTVKFLSVVALFGALSANAFTEGEDYVKLEQPLPVENNTLVKVFSYACPHCYKYDKSVVSKLMQKLPGIKFVPYHLKTKGSFGETISKVFAVLIAKDNENGISLLDDKSLFKKAKFAYYRAYHDKKETWNDGKDKDGFLKTGLDAVGMSVDDYNKELNNPKVIEILSKWDAAYDVAKLQGVPAFVVNGKYLINIDNVKSIEGIARLVKDLLAK